One segment of Desulfobacterales bacterium DNA contains the following:
- a CDS encoding RecX family transcriptional regulator — MMDQIVTDIKLQTHDKNRVSIFINGDYRFSICLALAGAMAKGQSIDESQVQALIEKDQQHQAYHKAVRFLGFRSRSIHEINVYLEAKGFAALAITHTIEKLIRLKYLDDETFAREWIDHRKRISPRSALHLRWELKQKGIADSVVDQLLNEFDEYESAWSAIKRKLHRWEHLDPVEFKKKVFSFLSRKGFPMDTCRYACDRALKSVDEEKGPGAEG, encoded by the coding sequence ATGATGGATCAGATTGTTACCGATATTAAACTCCAGACGCATGATAAAAACCGTGTCAGTATATTTATAAATGGCGATTACCGGTTTTCAATCTGTCTGGCCCTGGCAGGTGCCATGGCAAAAGGGCAGTCCATCGATGAGTCGCAGGTTCAGGCGTTAATTGAAAAAGATCAGCAGCACCAGGCTTACCATAAGGCAGTCCGTTTCCTTGGCTTTCGCAGCCGGAGCATTCACGAGATCAACGTCTATCTGGAAGCAAAAGGCTTTGCAGCGCTCGCGATCACGCATACCATTGAAAAATTGATCCGGCTGAAATATCTTGACGATGAAACGTTTGCACGCGAGTGGATTGATCACAGGAAACGAATCTCCCCTCGAAGTGCCCTGCATCTTCGCTGGGAATTGAAACAAAAGGGTATAGCCGATTCTGTCGTTGACCAGTTGCTGAATGAATTTGATGAATATGAATCCGCATGGTCTGCCATAAAGCGAAAACTGCATCGCTGGGAACATCTTGACCCCGTGGAATTTAAAAAAAAAGTTTTTTCGTTTTTAAGCCGCAAAGGATTTCCTATGGATACCTGCCGATATGCCTGTGATCGTGCCTTAAAATCGGTGGATGAGGAGAAAGGGCCGGGGGCTGAGGGCTGA
- a CDS encoding PFL family protein, whose translation MLSDRDILSVLEMLKNEHLDVRTVTLGVSLLDCASHDLTIVKNRIRKKLTFLAKDLVSVCNRVGEKYGIPVVNKRISISPVAVFCAGLSPSQMVEIAKTLNEIALEVRIDFIGGFSALVEKGMTTGDRALIEAIPRALAETDRVCASVNVATTKAGINMDAVMLMGDTVKKCAELTADRDGIGCAKLCVFANIPQDMPFMAGAYLGVGEADAVINVGVSGPGVVKKAIDRALESDPAMDLGRISEIIKHTAYKVTRVGELIGREVAECLNIRFGVVDLSLAPTPTVGDSVGEIFQSLGLKSIGVPGTTAALAMLNDAVKKGGAFASSNVGGLSGAFIPVCEDLNIAESARLGYLTLEKLEAMTCVCSVGLDMVAIPGDTTADTIAAITADEMAIGVINRKTTATRLIPVPGKKAGDQVYFGGLLGQSTIMPVNNATGDNRFIRLGGLIPAPIQSLTN comes from the coding sequence ATGCTTAGTGACAGAGATATACTTTCAGTCCTGGAAATGCTGAAAAACGAGCATCTTGATGTACGCACCGTCACCCTTGGCGTCAGTCTGCTTGATTGCGCCAGCCACGATTTAACCATAGTGAAAAACCGAATCCGAAAAAAACTAACCTTTCTGGCAAAAGACCTTGTCAGCGTCTGCAACCGTGTTGGCGAAAAATATGGCATTCCGGTCGTGAACAAACGTATTTCCATCAGCCCTGTAGCGGTATTTTGCGCCGGTCTTTCGCCGTCGCAAATGGTTGAGATAGCTAAAACCCTGAATGAAATAGCTCTGGAAGTACGGATTGATTTTATAGGCGGATTTTCCGCTCTCGTTGAAAAAGGAATGACAACCGGAGACCGTGCCCTGATTGAAGCCATCCCCCGGGCGCTGGCGGAGACCGACCGGGTGTGCGCATCCGTCAATGTTGCCACGACTAAAGCCGGAATCAATATGGATGCGGTCATGCTCATGGGGGATACGGTAAAAAAGTGCGCTGAACTGACCGCGGACAGAGATGGTATCGGATGTGCAAAATTGTGTGTTTTTGCCAATATTCCTCAGGATATGCCTTTTATGGCAGGCGCTTATCTGGGGGTTGGTGAAGCAGATGCCGTTATCAACGTCGGCGTCAGTGGGCCGGGGGTTGTGAAAAAAGCGATCGACCGCGCATTGGAATCCGACCCGGCAATGGATCTTGGACGAATTTCGGAAATCATCAAGCACACCGCCTATAAAGTCACCCGAGTAGGTGAACTGATTGGAAGAGAAGTGGCCGAATGCCTGAATATCCGGTTTGGTGTCGTGGATCTTTCCCTTGCGCCAACGCCAACTGTTGGAGACAGCGTCGGTGAAATCTTCCAGAGCCTGGGTCTGAAGAGTATCGGTGTGCCCGGAACGACAGCGGCACTGGCGATGTTAAACGATGCGGTAAAAAAAGGTGGTGCATTTGCCAGTTCAAATGTCGGAGGCTTAAGCGGCGCTTTTATTCCGGTATGCGAAGACCTCAATATCGCTGAATCCGCACGTCTGGGATACCTGACACTCGAAAAACTGGAAGCCATGACCTGCGTCTGCTCTGTGGGGCTTGATATGGTAGCCATACCCGGGGATACAACAGCAGATACCATAGCGGCTATCACAGCAGACGAAATGGCTATCGGGGTTATCAACAGAAAAACCACTGCCACCCGATTGATACCGGTTCCAGGGAAAAAAGCCGGTGACCAGGTATATTTTGGCGGGCTTCTGGGACAGTCCACCATCATGCCGGTTAACAATGCGACAGGTGACAATCGGTTCATCCGCTTAGGCGGTCTGATACCGGCTCCGATTCAGAGTCTCACAAACTAG
- the tyrA gene encoding bifunctional chorismate mutase/prephenate dehydrogenase, giving the protein MTEFQKPENTRPESVSADIDEPVYATLDCLRKQIDSIDQEFVNILVKRRKVIDQVTELKKAHHLPVYHPAREEDLISRRRRQAEDNQLDPDYIEELFRCILRQSRAIQAAHLTRKGIRAGSAVLIVGGKGSMGSYFRRWFTESGYRVRILDKDDWNEADDLCRDIKLAIISVPIDVTASVIETLCLHLPPDCVLADITSIKEPVMDIMLKAHRGPVIGLHPLFGPTTSTLDKQIVVATPGRNPQAYQWVLDQFSAWGSIILQADAQEHDEMMAIVQALRHFATFAFGRFLYHKQISLPRILEFSSPIYRLEMAMVGRLFAQDPSLYAEIIFASPERRKLLKNYVQSLSDTCDMIEKGDKPLFCDEFNIISEWFGPFSGQSIRESSFLIDKLIERF; this is encoded by the coding sequence ATGACGGAATTTCAAAAACCAGAAAATACACGGCCCGAATCCGTTTCCGCCGATATCGATGAGCCGGTATACGCAACGCTTGACTGCCTGAGAAAACAGATCGATTCGATCGACCAGGAGTTTGTCAACATCCTTGTAAAACGCCGGAAGGTGATCGATCAGGTTACGGAATTGAAAAAAGCGCATCACCTGCCTGTTTACCATCCGGCCCGGGAAGAAGATCTCATATCCAGACGACGCCGTCAGGCTGAAGACAACCAGCTTGATCCGGATTATATCGAAGAGCTGTTCCGATGCATTCTCCGTCAGTCCAGGGCCATCCAGGCGGCCCACCTGACGCGAAAAGGCATCCGGGCGGGATCTGCTGTTCTGATTGTGGGCGGCAAAGGCAGTATGGGCAGCTATTTCCGCCGCTGGTTTACCGAATCCGGCTACCGGGTTCGAATTCTGGACAAAGACGACTGGAATGAGGCAGACGACTTGTGCCGGGATATCAAACTGGCCATCATCAGCGTTCCTATCGATGTCACCGCGTCCGTCATCGAAACGCTGTGCCTTCACCTTCCGCCAGATTGTGTTCTGGCTGACATTACCAGCATTAAAGAGCCGGTCATGGATATCATGCTCAAGGCACACAGGGGCCCTGTCATCGGTCTTCATCCGCTGTTCGGACCCACCACGTCAACATTGGACAAACAGATTGTGGTGGCAACCCCCGGCAGAAATCCGCAGGCATATCAGTGGGTGCTGGATCAGTTTTCAGCATGGGGCAGTATTATCCTTCAGGCAGATGCACAGGAACATGATGAAATGATGGCCATTGTTCAGGCACTGCGTCACTTTGCCACTTTTGCCTTTGGCCGGTTTCTCTACCACAAGCAGATCAGCCTGCCGCGGATACTTGAATTTTCAAGTCCCATTTACCGTCTGGAGATGGCGATGGTGGGACGTCTTTTTGCCCAGGACCCTTCCCTGTACGCAGAAATTATTTTCGCGTCCCCGGAGCGACGAAAACTGTTAAAGAATTATGTGCAATCCCTGTCTGACACCTGTGACATGATTGAAAAGGGAGACAAACCGCTTTTCTGCGATGAATTCAACATCATTTCCGAATGGTTCGGCCCATTCAGCGGACAGTCAATACGGGAAAGTTCGTTTTTAATCGATAAACTGATTGAACGCTTTTAG
- a CDS encoding 4Fe-4S binding protein codes for MKKTRKIIHIDEEKCDGCGQCIPSCAEGALKIINGKARIVSDKFCDGLGACLGECPRGAITLTEREAEEFDEKAVKEMLNAKGKGSSESRAVCPSSHIQILEPSADLKKSNSGKSSSPCDSQLSHWPVKIRLIPPDAPFLKGADLVILADCAAVACPDLHNDFLRNHVVMTGCPKFDDMPAYIDKFKQIIKIAGIKRITVLSMEVPCCSGMAAGVKKAIQDTGSSIPLKEIIISTRGEAVEKASRPLTMIA; via the coding sequence ATGAAAAAAACACGTAAGATCATACACATCGATGAAGAAAAATGCGACGGATGCGGCCAGTGTATTCCGTCATGCGCTGAAGGTGCATTGAAAATAATAAACGGCAAAGCCCGAATCGTTTCTGACAAGTTTTGTGACGGACTCGGGGCCTGCCTGGGTGAATGTCCAAGGGGGGCGATCACATTAACAGAACGGGAAGCTGAAGAATTCGATGAAAAAGCGGTTAAAGAGATGCTAAACGCAAAAGGCAAGGGCTCTTCCGAATCGCGTGCGGTATGCCCGTCTTCACATATTCAAATTCTGGAACCCTCCGCTGACCTGAAAAAATCGAATTCAGGTAAAAGCTCAAGCCCATGTGACTCCCAGCTGTCTCACTGGCCGGTAAAAATCCGCCTGATTCCGCCAGATGCCCCGTTTCTCAAAGGCGCTGATCTCGTCATTCTCGCCGACTGCGCCGCTGTGGCCTGTCCTGATCTTCACAACGATTTTCTCAGAAATCATGTGGTCATGACCGGATGCCCCAAATTTGACGACATGCCGGCTTATATTGACAAATTTAAACAAATTATTAAAATCGCCGGCATCAAGCGCATCACCGTACTCAGCATGGAAGTCCCGTGCTGCTCCGGCATGGCTGCCGGCGTCAAAAAAGCGATTCAGGATACCGGAAGTTCAATCCCGCTGAAAGAAATTATCATCAGCACACGCGGAGAAGCGGTTGAAAAGGCATCCCGCCCCTTAACCATGATTGCATAG
- a CDS encoding Crp/Fnr family transcriptional regulator, translating to MKFNTDTISSCTLFSGLDSEQRQQINGIAVKKIFQKGETVFFEGDSGNGFFLIIDGQIKIVKVSPDGKEKILNIFGSGETFGEVPVFSAGAFPASAQSIGRSRVLYFPKDDFVALISANPSMALNMMAVLSKRLREFTVQIEQLSMKDVSARLAAYLLYLSNEAGSDHDTVHLPISKRHLSSLLGTIPETLSRIFAKMTESNIVHIHGPHVRIRDREQLKNLAVLGKIIME from the coding sequence ATGAAATTTAATACGGACACGATTTCTTCATGCACACTGTTCAGTGGCCTTGACAGCGAACAGCGGCAGCAAATCAATGGTATCGCGGTTAAAAAAATATTTCAAAAGGGTGAGACGGTTTTTTTTGAAGGAGATTCGGGCAACGGATTTTTCCTGATTATCGACGGGCAGATTAAAATCGTTAAAGTTTCACCTGACGGAAAGGAAAAAATACTGAATATATTCGGTTCAGGCGAAACATTCGGAGAAGTGCCCGTTTTTTCCGCGGGTGCATTTCCTGCCAGCGCGCAGTCCATTGGCAGAAGTCGCGTCCTTTATTTCCCGAAAGACGATTTTGTGGCCCTGATATCCGCAAATCCGTCTATGGCATTGAATATGATGGCGGTGTTATCAAAACGCTTGCGTGAATTTACCGTTCAGATCGAACAGCTTTCCATGAAGGATGTCTCTGCGCGCCTTGCGGCATATCTGCTCTATCTGTCCAATGAAGCCGGATCAGATCATGATACGGTTCATCTTCCGATATCCAAAAGGCATCTGTCGAGTCTTCTCGGGACAATTCCAGAAACCCTTTCAAGAATTTTTGCAAAGATGACCGAGTCGAACATCGTCCATATCCATGGGCCACATGTCCGGATACGGGATCGGGAACAGCTGAAAAATCTGGCAGTTCTCGGGAAAATCATCATGGAATGA
- a CDS encoding NFACT RNA binding domain-containing protein — protein sequence MAVQKIDKNWYQVKVYEYRFPDDWIVLAGRSDEDNDRLSIKLAKPDDWWFHVRGMPGSHVILRSETGQKPDRKILEMAAAVAAWHSKARAGGMVAVSCTQARFVTKPRGVKAGTVAIRNERVLKVRPGLPPSDNE from the coding sequence ATGGCAGTTCAGAAAATAGACAAAAATTGGTATCAGGTTAAGGTGTACGAGTACCGTTTCCCGGACGACTGGATTGTTTTAGCCGGCCGGAGCGATGAAGATAACGACCGGTTGAGTATTAAACTTGCCAAACCCGATGACTGGTGGTTTCATGTCAGGGGCATGCCCGGAAGCCACGTGATTCTGAGGTCGGAAACCGGGCAGAAACCGGATCGAAAAATTCTTGAGATGGCTGCCGCTGTTGCCGCCTGGCACAGCAAGGCCAGGGCCGGGGGAATGGTCGCTGTGTCCTGCACTCAGGCCCGATTTGTCACAAAACCCCGGGGAGTTAAGGCCGGCACGGTAGCCATTCGAAATGAACGGGTACTGAAGGTCAGGCCAGGGCTTCCGCCGTCGGATAATGAATAA
- the pgm gene encoding phosphoglucomutase (alpha-D-glucose-1,6-bisphosphate-dependent): MPLHKLAGKPAPRKIWVNVPRLVSAYYTLYPDVSVDAHKVAFGTSGHRGDPFKHSFNEPHILAITQAICDYRVANRINGPLYLGRDTHALSEPSFATAIEVLAANGVDVFIQQGFGFTPTPVISHAILMHNRNRTTGLADGIVITPSHNPPDDGGFKYNPPSGGPADTSITRWVESRANELLAVQNKGVRRTGYEKALHASGTHEYDYIAPYVDDLRHVIDMGAIRSSGIRIGVDPMGGASVDYWEPVAHRYGLNLDVVNRHVEPDFRFMTVDRDGRIRMDCSSPYAMAGLIDLKNKYDIAFGNDPDGDRHGIVTPSGGLMNPNHFLAVAVWYLFQNRPMWPGNLAIGKTLVSSSMIDRVANDLGLSICEVPVGFKWFVEGLLDGSFGFGGEESAGASFLRKDGTVWTTDKDGIVMGLLAAEITASIRQDPSQLYRQLVEKFGNPLYERMDVPATPEEKAALTQMSPDQVKTSVLADEPILAKLTRAPGNNAEIGGLKVVAQNGWFAARPSGTEDIYKIYTESFKGRDHLNRIQQEARDIVRDVFQTAGVTRR, from the coding sequence ATGCCGTTACACAAATTAGCAGGCAAACCCGCCCCCAGAAAGATATGGGTGAACGTTCCCCGGCTGGTCAGCGCGTATTATACCCTTTACCCGGATGTATCGGTTGATGCTCATAAAGTGGCATTCGGTACCTCAGGACACAGAGGCGATCCATTCAAACACAGCTTCAACGAGCCCCATATTCTGGCGATCACCCAGGCGATATGCGATTACAGAGTCGCAAACAGAATCAATGGCCCGTTGTATCTTGGCCGGGATACCCATGCGCTTTCCGAACCTAGTTTTGCAACGGCGATAGAGGTTCTGGCGGCCAATGGCGTCGATGTGTTCATACAGCAGGGATTTGGCTTTACGCCTACCCCGGTGATATCCCATGCCATATTGATGCATAACCGGAACCGGACAACCGGACTGGCCGACGGCATTGTCATCACCCCGTCTCATAATCCTCCAGATGATGGGGGATTTAAATATAACCCGCCGTCCGGCGGTCCGGCCGATACATCCATTACCCGATGGGTGGAATCCCGGGCCAATGAACTGCTGGCGGTTCAAAATAAGGGCGTAAGGCGAACGGGGTATGAAAAAGCCCTCCATGCATCCGGTACGCATGAATATGATTATATTGCGCCGTATGTTGACGATCTGCGTCATGTGATCGATATGGGTGCGATCAGGTCCTCCGGCATCCGGATCGGGGTCGATCCCATGGGGGGCGCATCGGTAGACTACTGGGAGCCTGTCGCTCACCGGTACGGATTGAACCTCGATGTGGTAAACCGGCACGTTGAACCGGATTTCAGGTTCATGACGGTGGACAGGGATGGCAGGATCCGAATGGACTGCTCGTCTCCCTATGCCATGGCCGGTCTGATCGATTTAAAGAATAAATACGATATCGCTTTTGGTAATGATCCGGATGGTGACCGTCACGGCATTGTAACCCCCTCCGGCGGGCTGATGAACCCGAACCATTTTCTGGCGGTGGCCGTGTGGTACCTGTTTCAGAATCGTCCGATGTGGCCCGGGAATCTTGCCATCGGCAAAACCCTGGTCAGCAGCAGCATGATTGACAGGGTCGCAAACGATCTGGGCCTGAGCATCTGCGAGGTGCCGGTGGGATTCAAATGGTTTGTAGAGGGGCTTCTTGACGGGTCATTTGGCTTTGGCGGAGAGGAAAGCGCCGGAGCCTCATTTCTGCGAAAAGACGGCACCGTGTGGACCACCGATAAGGACGGTATTGTCATGGGGCTTCTTGCTGCGGAAATCACGGCGTCAATCCGGCAGGACCCGTCTCAATTATACCGGCAGCTTGTTGAAAAATTCGGTAATCCGTTGTATGAACGGATGGATGTGCCGGCAACTCCGGAAGAAAAAGCGGCTTTGACGCAGATGTCACCGGATCAGGTCAAAACCTCGGTTCTTGCGGATGAACCCATCCTGGCAAAACTGACACGGGCTCCGGGAAACAATGCCGAGATCGGAGGCTTAAAGGTCGTGGCGCAAAACGGCTGGTTTGCTGCCCGTCCTTCCGGTACCGAGGATATTTATAAAATTTATACGGAAAGTTTTAAGGGCCGGGATCATTTAAACCGGATTCAACAGGAAGCCCGGGACATCGTTCGCGATGTGTTTCAAACCGCCGGCGTGACGAGACGGTAA
- a CDS encoding glycosyltransferase, with the protein MTLPSVSVIIPVINEARHLPALLRDLQSQQQVHLEIIAGDGGSTDDTLQMLRRCGVKTVRTSRGRGIQMNAAAGKSTGRYLLFIHADSGIKSPLLIKEAITALEHQIQSRDNTNVAGHFPLKFIRKGSGNSPGFRYIEAKTFLNRPDTTNGDQGVLLTRDYFIRLKGFDERLPFLEDQNLAGKIRKTGIWITLPGIIETSARRFETEGFCRRYILMAMIMGAFSTGLDEFFGLTPDIYPCQHETGRLLLTPYFQRVRKLMLHHGGFKGTARAWFSIGRYVRQNCWQLFFFMDTVWMRKKGAIRHPFLAFYDRNVDKLINFKAVDAIAGALCLFCLMGPVAAYFRVRERGFLL; encoded by the coding sequence ATGACGTTACCTTCAGTATCTGTAATTATTCCGGTCATAAATGAAGCCCGTCATTTGCCTGCCCTGTTAAGGGATCTTCAGAGCCAGCAGCAGGTTCATTTGGAAATTATCGCAGGCGATGGCGGATCAACAGATGACACGCTGCAGATGCTCAGGCGTTGCGGGGTGAAAACGGTTCGTACATCCAGAGGCCGCGGGATTCAGATGAATGCCGCCGCCGGCAAATCAACCGGAAGATATCTTCTCTTTATTCACGCGGATTCGGGAATCAAAAGCCCTTTGTTGATAAAAGAGGCGATAACCGCTCTGGAACATCAAATCCAGTCAAGGGACAATACGAATGTCGCAGGCCATTTTCCACTGAAATTTATACGTAAAGGCTCCGGAAATTCTCCGGGCTTCCGCTATATCGAGGCCAAAACGTTTTTAAATCGTCCGGATACCACGAATGGAGATCAGGGCGTTTTGTTAACCCGGGATTATTTTATCCGTTTGAAAGGCTTTGATGAGCGGCTCCCGTTTCTGGAAGATCAGAATTTGGCGGGGAAAATCAGAAAAACCGGAATCTGGATTACCTTGCCCGGAATCATTGAAACATCTGCCAGACGGTTTGAAACTGAAGGTTTCTGCCGCCGGTATATTTTGATGGCCATGATCATGGGCGCATTCAGCACCGGCCTGGATGAGTTTTTCGGACTTACGCCCGACATTTACCCATGCCAGCATGAAACCGGCAGGCTGCTGCTGACGCCTTATTTTCAGCGTGTGCGTAAATTGATGCTTCACCACGGGGGCTTTAAAGGAACTGCGAGAGCCTGGTTTTCCATAGGCCGATATGTGCGTCAGAATTGCTGGCAGCTGTTTTTTTTTATGGATACGGTATGGATGCGTAAGAAGGGAGCGATCCGTCATCCATTTCTGGCATTTTATGATCGTAACGTGGATAAACTGATCAATTTCAAAGCGGTCGATGCCATAGCCGGTGCCTTATGTTTATTTTGTCTTATGGGGCCGGTGGCAGCATATTTTCGAGTCAGAGAGCGCGGTTTTTTACTGTGA
- a CDS encoding ACT domain-containing protein — protein MNKIIISVFAQDRPGIVAAVSKALLKHECNIENISQTILQHQFAGIFITSVPSDVQIDQLHDYLKQCMQPLNIDVHVKSMDYQEPLPISKSSEPFVISAVGADSKGLVAGLTEIFARYRVNVTNLKAVFKGGDDPSHNIMIYEVDIPDDIDQNNFVRDLRKRAENLGLDISIQHRKIFEMMNKI, from the coding sequence ATGAACAAAATCATCATTTCGGTATTTGCTCAGGATCGACCGGGCATAGTGGCAGCAGTGTCAAAAGCACTTCTGAAACATGAGTGTAACATTGAAAATATATCACAGACAATCCTGCAGCATCAGTTTGCCGGCATATTTATCACTTCCGTGCCCTCCGATGTACAGATTGATCAGCTTCATGACTATCTGAAACAATGTATGCAACCTTTAAACATCGATGTACATGTCAAATCAATGGATTATCAGGAACCGCTGCCGATATCCAAAAGCTCCGAGCCCTTTGTCATTTCAGCCGTCGGTGCGGACAGCAAGGGCCTGGTTGCCGGGCTGACTGAAATTTTCGCCCGTTACCGGGTCAATGTGACCAATCTGAAAGCGGTTTTTAAAGGCGGCGATGATCCGAGCCATAACATCATGATTTATGAAGTGGACATCCCCGATGATATCGACCAGAATAATTTTGTGCGTGATCTTAGAAAACGAGCCGAAAATCTGGGACTGGATATCAGTATTCAACATCGGAAAATTTTCGAAATGATGAATAAAATCTGA
- a CDS encoding sensor domain-containing diguanylate cyclase, producing the protein MNHKNKLNCIMLSLAIGSSILICYVCFIHGFQEVYIHLFYIPVILAVTGMGQKGLLAPLILEMVLIIGQVFFDQPVIIGKELIRCGMFTVVGYLFFTMRLRCMKSGEELKNSRSQLELCLEGSPIPAFMIDTDHRVRHWNRALENLTGTGKDVVLGTRKHWKAFYKKKRPCMADILLDKRLDEFSSWYKGNVQKSRLIHDAYEARDFFRDLGENGKWLRFTAAVLKDTSGRLFGAFQTLEDISDQVAAERELSESEKKYKKLSITDGLTGLFNSRHFYAQLSTEIERFNRYREPLSLLMVDIDDFKNYNDSYGHLEGDKVLIRLAQTMMKCLRATDSAYRYGGEEFVLILPETGGIAAVKLADRIRTEFEKTVLFPDNKTRVHKTVSIGVAQYDYGEVLSSFVNRADRNMYRAKEEGKNRVCFSRGP; encoded by the coding sequence ATGAATCATAAAAACAAGCTCAACTGTATTATGCTGTCACTGGCCATCGGATCGAGTATCCTGATCTGTTATGTCTGTTTTATACATGGATTTCAGGAAGTTTACATACATCTGTTTTATATACCTGTTATTCTGGCAGTGACGGGGATGGGGCAGAAAGGGCTGTTGGCCCCATTGATCCTGGAGATGGTATTGATCATCGGCCAAGTGTTTTTCGATCAGCCGGTTATTATCGGAAAAGAACTCATACGCTGCGGCATGTTTACCGTCGTGGGGTATCTGTTTTTCACGATGCGGTTGAGATGTATGAAATCAGGGGAGGAATTGAAAAACAGCCGCAGTCAACTTGAACTATGCCTTGAAGGCTCCCCGATTCCTGCCTTTATGATCGATACGGATCATCGCGTCAGGCATTGGAACAGGGCGCTTGAAAATTTAACCGGGACCGGTAAAGATGTGGTGCTCGGTACCCGGAAGCACTGGAAAGCCTTCTATAAGAAAAAGCGGCCATGTATGGCAGATATTCTGCTCGATAAACGCCTGGATGAATTCAGCAGCTGGTACAAGGGCAATGTGCAAAAATCCCGGTTAATTCATGATGCCTATGAAGCCAGAGATTTTTTCAGGGATCTGGGAGAAAACGGAAAATGGCTGAGATTTACAGCAGCAGTTCTCAAAGACACAAGCGGACGGCTGTTTGGTGCGTTTCAGACGTTAGAGGATATTTCGGATCAGGTGGCAGCAGAACGCGAACTGAGTGAAAGCGAAAAGAAATATAAGAAACTCAGCATTACAGACGGACTGACCGGTCTGTTTAATTCAAGACATTTTTACGCTCAACTCAGTACGGAAATTGAGCGTTTCAACCGGTACAGAGAGCCTCTGTCTCTGTTGATGGTGGATATTGACGATTTTAAAAATTATAATGATTCATACGGGCACCTGGAAGGAGATAAGGTGCTGATTCGACTCGCACAAACCATGATGAAATGTCTGCGGGCAACCGATTCCGCTTATCGGTACGGCGGAGAAGAATTTGTCCTGATATTGCCTGAGACGGGAGGCATCGCTGCTGTCAAGCTGGCGGACAGAATCCGGACGGAATTTGAAAAAACGGTTTTATTCCCTGACAATAAGACACGGGTTCATAAAACGGTCAGTATCGGCGTTGCGCAATACGACTATGGTGAGGTCCTGTCCTCATTTGTTAATCGGGCCGATCGCAATATGTACAGGGCCAAGGAGGAAGGAAAAAATCGAGTCTGCTTTTCCAGAGGGCCATAG